From Bacillus basilensis, a single genomic window includes:
- a CDS encoding DUF4153 domain-containing protein, with the protein MDISNLIIENMDNPHELERMYRKDPKVFKKSFSQAWDEKPDSQVLAAWYERLHFKETANKEKISLFQKGFLFMGMLAILAGISTRIIFYFVEQEAIAPINLAFGVIPFIVAYFIYNNTPKKSIIYSLIALFLISGIYLNTLPLNYKDSIILAYLHLPIFLWVLVGLAFTGNEYSKGNTRLAYIKFNLEYALLYASMAVSGMILAVFTMRLFSFVDLDIGEFYFSNVVLFGAAALAIVAAYLVSMNLKLAKNITPYISKIFSPLVLITLLIYLITVIWVGKNPFLDRNFLMAFNGILLGVLAVTIFSIVESDSDEKKNISDYINFALIVLALIIDTVALSAIIFRLSSYGITPNRLAVLGVNILIWANLIWIMFSYMRFLQNKSGPTAIQDAVTKYLPIYGLWAAFVIFTFPIMFN; encoded by the coding sequence ATGGACATTAGCAATTTGATTATTGAAAATATGGATAACCCTCATGAGTTGGAGAGAATGTATAGAAAAGACCCGAAAGTTTTTAAAAAGTCATTCTCACAAGCATGGGATGAAAAACCTGATTCTCAGGTACTAGCTGCTTGGTACGAAAGATTGCATTTCAAGGAGACGGCAAATAAAGAAAAAATATCGCTGTTTCAAAAAGGTTTCTTATTCATGGGTATGTTAGCTATTCTGGCTGGGATAAGCACCAGAATCATTTTCTACTTTGTCGAACAAGAAGCAATTGCTCCAATTAACCTGGCTTTTGGTGTAATTCCCTTTATTGTCGCTTATTTTATTTACAATAATACGCCGAAAAAAAGTATTATTTATTCCCTTATAGCATTGTTCCTAATTTCTGGGATATATCTTAATACGTTGCCATTAAATTATAAAGACAGTATTATCCTTGCTTATTTACATCTTCCTATATTCTTATGGGTCTTGGTAGGGCTTGCGTTTACAGGAAATGAATATTCAAAAGGTAATACAAGATTAGCTTATATTAAATTTAATTTGGAATATGCCCTTCTCTACGCCAGCATGGCAGTTAGCGGAATGATTCTAGCAGTATTCACCATGCGTTTATTTAGCTTTGTTGACTTGGATATAGGAGAATTCTATTTTAGTAATGTTGTTTTATTTGGTGCTGCTGCTCTCGCTATTGTGGCTGCATATTTAGTATCAATGAATCTTAAACTTGCTAAAAATATTACACCATACATATCTAAAATTTTTAGTCCTCTCGTCCTGATTACGTTACTAATCTATCTTATAACGGTTATATGGGTCGGGAAAAATCCTTTCTTGGACCGCAATTTCTTAATGGCCTTCAACGGAATACTCCTTGGCGTATTGGCTGTTACCATATTTTCTATTGTTGAGAGTGACTCAGATGAGAAAAAGAACATTTCAGATTATATAAATTTTGCCTTAATTGTTCTTGCGCTTATTATTGACACTGTGGCTTTGTCAGCCATCATATTCAGACTTTCTTCTTACGGGATTACACCTAATAGACTTGCTGTTTTAGGGGTAAACATACTGATCTGGGCAAATTTAATTTGGATTATGTTTTCCTATATGCGTTTCTTGCAAAACAAATCAGGACCAACAGCTATCCAAGATGCCGTTACGAAGTATTTACCAATTTACGGACTTTGGGCAGCTTTCGTTATATTTACTTTTCCTATAATGTTTAATTAG
- a CDS encoding erythromycin esterase family protein, translated as MKKMTTTIPTSTILSTNFTENTYVASDTEVSFTSPYNINPIVKWLEEHAKPLKTTNPTASLNDLKPLKDMVGSASIVGLGETTHGAHEVFTMKHRIVHYLVSEKGFTNLVLEEGWDRALKLDRYVLTGKGNPNQYLSPEFKTKEIVDLINWIKEYNTDPKHKSKVRVIGMDIQSVSKNIYNNITEYVRRNNPKLLPSLEEKIKDLIPVTKDINIFSGLTKENKEKYISDAKQINALLEQNKNTLNGNSKEFAWIKQTARIIEQFTTMAASFPDNPSEFFLKHDIAMYENVKWTEEHLGKTIVWAHNGHVSKTNMIPFIYPKVAGQHLAEHYRKRYVSIGTSVFEGQYNVYNSNREFGPYGILKSDDPNSYNYTFGQVKNDQFLLDLRKENGITNTWLNEKHPIFSGITTEGPDIPKTVDISLGKSFDILVQIQKVSPSQLNH; from the coding sequence ATGAAAAAAATGACTACTACAATTCCTACGTCTACTATATTATCGACTAATTTTACAGAAAATACTTATGTAGCTTCAGACACAGAAGTTTCCTTTACAAGTCCCTACAATATTAATCCAATAGTCAAATGGTTAGAAGAGCATGCAAAGCCTTTAAAAACAACTAATCCAACTGCATCTCTTAATGATTTAAAACCACTGAAGGATATGGTAGGATCAGCTTCAATCGTGGGTTTAGGTGAAACTACGCATGGGGCTCATGAAGTTTTTACAATGAAACATCGCATTGTTCATTATTTAGTATCTGAAAAAGGCTTTACCAACTTAGTTTTAGAAGAGGGGTGGGACAGAGCTTTAAAACTTGATCGTTATGTTCTTACTGGTAAAGGGAACCCAAACCAATATCTATCACCTGAATTTAAAACGAAAGAGATAGTAGATCTTATTAATTGGATAAAAGAATATAATACTGATCCAAAACATAAATCCAAAGTGCGTGTCATTGGGATGGATATACAATCAGTAAGCAAAAATATTTATAATAATATAACAGAATATGTACGCAGAAACAATCCAAAGCTTTTGCCTAGTTTAGAAGAGAAGATAAAAGACCTTATTCCTGTAACAAAGGATATTAATATCTTTAGCGGCCTTACGAAAGAAAATAAAGAAAAATATATTTCAGATGCTAAACAAATCAATGCTTTATTAGAACAAAATAAAAATACTCTAAATGGAAATTCCAAAGAGTTTGCATGGATAAAACAAACTGCCCGTATTATCGAGCAGTTTACTACAATGGCAGCATCATTTCCTGATAACCCATCGGAGTTTTTTTTGAAACATGATATTGCAATGTATGAAAATGTGAAGTGGACAGAAGAACACCTAGGAAAAACAATTGTATGGGCACATAATGGACACGTTTCGAAAACAAATATGATACCTTTTATATACCCTAAAGTAGCAGGGCAACATTTAGCAGAACATTATAGAAAACGGTATGTATCTATTGGAACCTCTGTTTTTGAAGGCCAATATAATGTTTATAATAGTAACCGTGAATTTGGTCCATATGGAATATTAAAATCAGATGATCCAAACAGCTATAACTATACCTTTGGACAAGTAAAAAATGACCAATTTCTACTTGATTTACGTAAAGAAAACGGAATAACAAATACTTGGTTAAACGAAAAACATCCAATTTTTTCCGGAATAACTACCGAAGGCCCTGACATACCGAAAACTGTTGATATATCATTAGGTAAATCGTTTGACATACTTGTTCAAATTCAAAAAGTGAGTCCATCTCAACTAAATCATTAA
- a CDS encoding FMN-dependent NADH-azoreductase → MGLFSSLFGKKEENTKVEGNKTMSKVLFVKANDRPAEQAISSKMYETFVSTYKEANPNTEITELDLFALDLPYYGNVAISGGYKRSQGMELTAEEEKAVATVDQYLNQFLEADKVVFAFPLWNFTVPAPLITYISYLSQAGKTFKYTANGPEGLAGGKKVVVLGARGSDYSSEQMAPMEMAVNYVTTVLGFWGITNPETVVIEGHNQYPDRSQQIVEEGLENVKKVAAKF, encoded by the coding sequence ATGGGATTATTTAGCTCGTTATTTGGTAAAAAAGAAGAAAATACAAAAGTAGAGGGGAATAAAACAATGTCAAAAGTATTATTTGTAAAAGCAAACGATCGTCCAGCGGAGCAAGCAATTAGTTCAAAAATGTATGAAACATTTGTAAGTACTTATAAAGAAGCTAATCCGAATACAGAAATTACAGAGTTAGATTTATTTGCATTAGATCTTCCTTATTACGGAAATGTCGCTATTTCAGGTGGATACAAACGTAGTCAAGGTATGGAGTTAACAGCTGAAGAAGAGAAGGCTGTTGCTACAGTAGATCAATATTTAAATCAGTTTTTAGAAGCTGATAAAGTTGTATTTGCGTTCCCACTATGGAACTTTACAGTACCAGCACCATTAATCACATATATTTCATACTTATCTCAAGCTGGAAAAACGTTTAAATATACAGCTAATGGTCCAGAAGGTTTAGCTGGTGGTAAAAAAGTAGTTGTATTAGGTGCACGTGGTTCAGATTACTCTTCAGAACAAATGGCTCCTATGGAAATGGCAGTGAATTACGTAACAACTGTACTTGGATTCTGGGGAATTACAAATCCAGAGACAGTTGTAATTGAAGGACACAATCAATATCCAGATCGCTCACAACAAATTGTTGAAGAAGGTTTAGAGAACGTTAAGAAAGTAGCGGCGAAATTTTAA
- a CDS encoding arsenic resistance protein translates to MSTIEKIQTFIILFAVTCGIILGQFNFIHMYSEQFIVPFLFFMLYGLFLSIPLKEIKNGFRNLKFAGTSLTINFLWTPLLAWGLGALFLSDHPALWIGFIMLMVTPCTDWYLIFTEIAKGNVALSTAILPVNLILQVLLLPIYLFLFAGVMKTVAVSVLVESIIIVIVLPFLLAHATKFIMNKLQKAETLENKLIPFFSSTQIVFLSLAIVAMFASQGKYLLQNMNVVLLLLIPVLLFFIINFVLGQFIGRIMHLSYKDTVSLSLTTLARNSPVALAIAVTAFPDEPLIALALVIGPLIELPVLACVSQVLLLIKKKKQYT, encoded by the coding sequence ATGAGCACTATAGAAAAGATTCAAACTTTTATTATTCTTTTTGCTGTTACATGCGGCATCATACTCGGGCAATTTAATTTCATACATATGTATTCAGAGCAATTTATTGTCCCCTTCTTATTTTTCATGCTATATGGATTATTCCTCAGCATCCCATTGAAAGAAATAAAAAATGGATTTCGCAACTTAAAATTTGCTGGAACAAGTCTTACTATTAACTTTTTATGGACACCTTTACTCGCTTGGGGATTAGGAGCACTATTTCTTTCGGATCACCCAGCGCTTTGGATTGGATTTATCATGTTAATGGTTACTCCATGTACAGATTGGTACTTAATCTTTACTGAAATAGCGAAAGGAAATGTAGCACTTTCTACTGCGATTTTACCGGTAAATTTAATTTTGCAAGTACTACTCCTTCCAATTTATTTATTTTTATTCGCTGGTGTCATGAAGACTGTAGCGGTTTCTGTTTTAGTAGAAAGTATTATTATCGTAATCGTCTTACCATTTTTACTTGCACACGCTACAAAATTCATTATGAATAAATTGCAAAAAGCTGAAACACTTGAGAATAAACTCATTCCGTTTTTCAGCTCTACCCAAATTGTATTTTTAAGTTTAGCAATAGTAGCGATGTTTGCATCACAAGGTAAATATTTACTACAAAATATGAATGTGGTTTTATTATTACTCATTCCTGTTCTATTGTTCTTCATCATTAATTTTGTACTAGGACAATTTATCGGTCGTATCATGCATTTATCTTATAAAGATACAGTAAGTTTAAGTTTAACAACATTAGCGAGAAACTCACCTGTTGCACTCGCTATTGCCGTAACAGCTTTTCCAGACGAACCACTTATCGCTCTTGCGTTAGTTATTGGACCATTAATAGAACTACCAGTACTTGCTTGTGTGTCACAAGTGTTATTACTTATTAAGAAAAAAAAGCAATATACATAA
- a CDS encoding 4'-phosphopantetheinyl transferase superfamily protein, with product MLELYLANILNMNKANYQRLYSVMDDFIKVKVDEMRKYEDRQRTILGNFLVKYFIAKKVNANIEDIKLEEDEFGKKKIVNHVGYCFNISHSGEWVFIGIAESEIGVDVEKIESLDFLNIASYFSKEEKEYLTKLDSKVLEMEFFRIWTAKESYIKYKGLGMVIPLESFSVPISENENFVKTLYEKESKEAFVTSSKINEEYYISVCANSAMEQLELIYLDLKNEIGLSDYFSSMNDG from the coding sequence ATGTTAGAACTTTATTTAGCAAATATATTAAATATGAACAAAGCAAATTACCAAAGGTTATATTCTGTTATGGATGATTTTATAAAGGTAAAAGTGGATGAAATGAGAAAGTATGAGGATAGACAGAGGACAATATTAGGAAATTTCCTTGTGAAATATTTTATCGCAAAAAAAGTAAATGCCAATATAGAAGATATAAAATTAGAGGAAGATGAATTTGGTAAGAAAAAAATAGTAAATCATGTTGGGTATTGTTTTAACATTTCTCATTCAGGAGAATGGGTATTTATAGGTATTGCAGAATCTGAAATAGGTGTAGATGTTGAAAAAATAGAATCTTTGGATTTCTTAAATATTGCTAGCTATTTTAGTAAGGAAGAAAAAGAATATTTAACAAAATTGGATTCAAAGGTTCTTGAGATGGAGTTTTTTAGGATTTGGACAGCGAAAGAGAGTTATATAAAATATAAGGGGTTAGGTATGGTAATTCCGTTAGAATCATTTAGTGTACCGATATCTGAAAATGAGAATTTTGTTAAAACGTTGTATGAAAAAGAATCAAAAGAGGCATTTGTTACATCATCAAAAATAAATGAAGAATATTATATAAGTGTATGTGCAAATTCTGCTATGGAACAATTAGAGTTAATATATTTAGATTTAAAAAATGAAATAGGATTATCAGATTATTTTTCCTCTATGAATGATGGATAA